AAAATGGACTTTATCCGCAATCAGATCCCCGCGATCGAACATGCAAAGCCGATCGTCGATTACCAAGGCGTCTACGAGGCCGTCCTATTAGGAATGACCGTCATTCTGGCGGACGGCTACGATTATGGACTGACGGCCAACTCGATCGGAGGGAAGGAGAGGTCCGTCGAGGAACCTTCCACCCAATCCGTCGTAAGGGGATCGCGGGAAGGATTTACGGAATCCATTCACACCAATATTTCTTTGCTTCGCAAGCGGCTTCGCACCCCGAAGCTATGGCTCGAGACGATGACCCTCGGGACGCTTTCGCGAACGCAAGTCGGCATCATGTACATTCAAGGCGTCGTTAACGAGCAGGTAGTCGAAGAAGCGAGAAAAAGATTGGCTCGAATCGAAATCGACGGGGTCCTGGAGAGCGGATACATCGAAGAACTGATTCAAGACGAGACGTTCACGCTCTTCCCCACGATGTACAATTCGGAGCGTCCCGACGTCATCGCCGCGGGACTGCTCGAGGGGCGAATCGCCGTCTTGGTGGACGGCACCTCTTTCGTCTTGTTGGCGCCCGCTCTGTTCGTCCAATTTTACCAATCGGCGGAGGATTATTATCAACGGGCCGAATTCGCGACGCTGATTCGAATGCTCCGATATGTTTGTTTTTTTATTTCGTTGCTTGCGCCGTCGCTGTATATCGCGATTACGACGTTCCACCAAGAGCTGCTCCCCAGCGGCTTGTTGATCAGCCTTGCCGCGCAGCGGGAAGGGGTTCCTTTCCCCGCCTTCGTCGAAGCGTTCTTAATGGAGGTTACTTTCGAAATTCTTCGCGAAGCGGGGGTGCGATTGCCGAAGACCGTCGGGCAGGCGGTTTCGATCG
This genomic window from Paenibacillus antri contains:
- a CDS encoding spore germination protein, with the protein product MTKIPRVIRSLLSKKIQKSRTKQPDPNHPERLVADLHRNIANIRAEFGQSMDIIVSLHRDPTAGNPEVGIVYVDGLANPSIVQEMIKEPLIRANAVRGVKNKMDFIRNQIPAIEHAKPIVDYQGVYEAVLLGMTVILADGYDYGLTANSIGGKERSVEEPSTQSVVRGSREGFTESIHTNISLLRKRLRTPKLWLETMTLGTLSRTQVGIMYIQGVVNEQVVEEARKRLARIEIDGVLESGYIEELIQDETFTLFPTMYNSERPDVIAAGLLEGRIAVLVDGTSFVLLAPALFVQFYQSAEDYYQRAEFATLIRMLRYVCFFISLLAPSLYIAITTFHQELLPSGLLISLAAQREGVPFPAFVEAFLMEVTFEILREAGVRLPKTVGQAVSIVGALVIGQAAVEAGLVSPAMVIVVAITAISNFVIPAFNMGISIRILRFILMLFAAAFGLFGTIVGVIALVQHLCGLRSFGVPYMSPMGPFNLADQKDTILRLPQWGLFSRPRFLSKNKIRENMASTGQGRGLK